A window of Natrinema versiforme contains these coding sequences:
- a CDS encoding GNAT family N-acetyltransferase — MSLDVRKHSSIKPVNRNQWNQVVTQSDQGSVFHRYEWLRAIEDGTSLEPRHLHVSKKGNPIAILPNFVHRVGSTPIRRLVSVSPGSGGPVAMTDEEAAVERLVEGVSHLCSGLVAFNQLRMTYPESVRYHDFLKERGYRLTVRRCRFTLDLTRQWDRLSSEMHSSRRRAIEQGHDQEYEIVDEVLSETTLSEFYDNFSSVMDRVEGDGLPRSFFRALGEFPERVTVFSLRVDGDRRGMIMVLLDDDRSTLHYQFSGITEDHFEYNASELLHEHAIKWGIEHGYETYDFRGTDPDFRDGLFRFKERFGGKAKPMLWWERGHPTPALPALNAGRTIYRRYTS, encoded by the coding sequence ATGTCCCTCGACGTTCGGAAACACAGCAGTATCAAACCGGTGAACCGAAACCAGTGGAATCAGGTCGTGACCCAGTCGGATCAGGGAAGCGTGTTTCACCGCTACGAGTGGCTCCGGGCGATCGAGGACGGGACGTCGCTCGAGCCGAGACATCTCCACGTCTCGAAAAAGGGGAATCCGATCGCGATCTTACCGAACTTCGTCCACCGGGTCGGCTCGACCCCGATACGGCGTCTCGTCTCCGTTTCCCCCGGCTCGGGCGGGCCGGTCGCGATGACCGACGAGGAGGCGGCCGTCGAACGGTTGGTCGAGGGGGTTTCCCACCTCTGTTCCGGACTGGTCGCCTTCAACCAGCTGCGAATGACCTACCCGGAGTCGGTTCGATACCACGACTTCCTGAAGGAACGGGGGTACCGGCTGACGGTCCGGCGGTGTCGGTTCACGCTCGATCTCACCCGCCAGTGGGACCGGCTCAGTTCCGAGATGCACAGTTCGCGCCGGCGGGCGATCGAGCAGGGACACGATCAGGAGTACGAGATCGTCGACGAGGTCCTCAGCGAGACCACGTTATCCGAGTTCTACGACAACTTCTCGTCGGTGATGGACCGCGTCGAGGGCGACGGCCTCCCGCGGTCGTTCTTTCGCGCGCTCGGCGAGTTCCCCGAGCGGGTGACGGTGTTCTCCCTCCGCGTCGACGGGGACAGACGCGGCATGATCATGGTCCTGTTGGACGACGATCGATCGACCCTCCACTACCAGTTTTCCGGGATCACGGAGGACCACTTCGAGTACAACGCGTCGGAACTCCTCCACGAGCACGCGATCAAGTGGGGGATCGAACACGGGTACGAGACCTACGACTTCCGCGGGACGGACCCGGACTTCAGGGACGGCCTCTTCCGCTTTAAGGAGCGGTTCGGCGGGAAAGCGAAACCGATGCTCTGGTGGGAACGCGGTCATCCGACGCCGGCGCTACCGGCCTTGAACGCCGGCCGAACCATCTATCGACGGTACACGTCCTGA
- a CDS encoding oligosaccharide flippase family protein — MVSRLLSNVLSDFGGRVVHVISTGVLLIFLTRTLGPELYGLLALAISIFATARFFSESGLPRSAARYIAQFKEDDPGTAFRTVLESWKLLAVAAAVVSLALAALSEPVATHLDEPALAPLLVVGSGYVFFYSIHTHHRFVMQGFEAIAASAKVHSLEGACTLVFVVGLVLYDPTPLSAVTGYVLGYAVAAVAGFVVVYRLTTGIDASDSSRGTVRAKILTYNVPMSVTRLSDEVDQELDTVLVGFFTNPTQVAFYTLGKQISQFTRVPAASIGFALSPTYGSEQASGQLEQATEVYQESLSKTLILYVPAVAGILAIADVAIPTIFGEGYADGVLVVRVLALFVLFEALEQISGPALDYLGRARSRAVLKSVTSFGNLGLNLVLIPLYGAAGAAAATVVTFGLYAVCSVAIVYTELPFDPRRVGISLSKVAGISLVMGTSVYGLTDALTGYASLVLGVGVGVAIWLLACHLFGLLDFRRLLVQLRG; from the coding sequence ATGGTGAGCCGATTGCTCTCCAACGTGCTCTCCGATTTCGGCGGGAGAGTCGTCCACGTCATCAGCACCGGCGTATTACTCATATTCCTAACCCGAACGCTGGGGCCGGAGTTGTACGGGCTGCTCGCGCTGGCGATATCCATCTTCGCGACCGCGCGATTTTTCAGCGAATCCGGCCTCCCGCGCTCTGCGGCGCGATACATCGCGCAGTTCAAGGAGGACGACCCGGGGACGGCGTTCAGGACTGTCCTCGAGTCCTGGAAACTACTCGCCGTCGCCGCGGCCGTCGTCTCGCTCGCGCTCGCTGCCCTCTCCGAACCGGTGGCGACACACCTCGACGAACCGGCGCTCGCACCGCTGCTCGTCGTCGGATCCGGGTACGTCTTCTTCTATTCGATCCACACCCACCACCGGTTCGTGATGCAGGGGTTCGAGGCGATCGCCGCCAGCGCGAAGGTCCACTCGCTCGAGGGCGCTTGCACGCTCGTCTTCGTCGTGGGACTCGTCCTGTACGATCCGACGCCGCTGTCGGCCGTCACCGGCTACGTGCTCGGGTACGCGGTCGCCGCCGTCGCCGGGTTCGTCGTCGTCTACCGGCTGACAACGGGGATCGATGCGTCCGACTCGAGTCGGGGAACAGTCCGAGCCAAGATCCTCACATACAACGTCCCGATGAGCGTGACGCGGCTCTCCGACGAGGTCGATCAGGAACTGGACACCGTTCTGGTCGGCTTCTTTACCAACCCGACGCAGGTCGCCTTCTACACGCTCGGGAAACAGATCAGTCAGTTCACGCGGGTGCCGGCGGCCTCGATCGGGTTCGCGCTGTCGCCGACCTACGGCTCCGAGCAGGCGAGCGGGCAACTCGAGCAGGCGACCGAGGTCTATCAGGAGAGTCTCTCGAAGACGCTGATCCTCTACGTCCCCGCGGTGGCGGGAATTCTCGCCATCGCCGACGTCGCGATTCCGACGATCTTCGGCGAGGGGTACGCCGACGGGGTGCTCGTCGTCCGGGTACTGGCGCTGTTCGTCCTGTTCGAGGCCTTGGAACAGATCTCCGGTCCCGCGCTGGATTACCTCGGCAGAGCGCGGTCGCGGGCGGTTCTCAAGTCCGTCACGTCGTTCGGCAACCTCGGGTTGAATCTCGTCCTGATCCCGCTCTACGGGGCGGCCGGAGCCGCCGCGGCGACGGTCGTCACCTTCGGGCTCTACGCGGTCTGCTCCGTCGCGATCGTCTACACGGAGCTTCCCTTCGATCCCCGACGGGTCGGGATCAGCCTCTCGAAGGTGGCGGGGATTTCGCTGGTGATGGGGACCAGCGTCTACGGGCTCACGGACGCGCTCACGGGGTACGCCTCGCTGGTGCTCGGCGTCGGCGTCGGCGTGGCGATCTGGCTACTCGCCTGCCACCTCTTCGGGCTCCTCGATTTCCGGCGGCTCCTCGTCCAACTCAGGGGGTGA
- a CDS encoding carboxylate--amine ligase encodes MVDRTDAQASVLIPTGFAPGGYSCVRSLARRGVRTVVASEHRDVPAGASRFCDERLRIPAPRDDLLAYRDALERIAARPGIETIVPMRPQDTYLFAKYREAFDRHVSLVVPPFETLETVHDRIALFEAASEAGVPVPETGSLDEFADGHAEYIVKSRYNLLASEYVPSYSPTESGFADGIRHVEPGSEPDIAALTAEMEHVPIGQERIRSETQYVFGALYDRGEPVTTFQHRQIRGNSYASGGGVYRESMYDPELESVGSRLLDHLEWHGLACAEYAKDSETGEYKLLEINPRMWQSLPCAVRAGADFPYDYWCLATGRPESIDPRYDVGVKSHFLYGELNHLLSVLRDESSMAARPEFTTRTWEILKSFCLAPHFDEFRLDDPVPFACGLCHLLRTRLR; translated from the coding sequence ATGGTCGACCGAACCGACGCTCAGGCGTCAGTGCTCATTCCGACGGGGTTCGCTCCGGGCGGCTACTCGTGTGTCCGGTCGCTCGCTCGGCGCGGCGTTCGAACCGTCGTCGCGTCGGAGCACAGGGACGTTCCGGCCGGCGCGTCCCGATTCTGTGACGAACGGCTCCGTATCCCGGCACCTCGAGACGACCTGCTCGCCTACAGGGACGCACTGGAACGGATCGCGGCGCGGCCGGGAATCGAGACGATCGTCCCGATGCGACCGCAGGACACCTATCTCTTCGCGAAGTATCGCGAGGCGTTCGATCGACACGTCTCGCTCGTCGTCCCGCCGTTCGAGACGCTCGAGACGGTTCACGACCGAATCGCGCTCTTCGAGGCCGCGTCGGAAGCGGGCGTTCCGGTGCCGGAAACCGGCAGCCTCGACGAGTTCGCCGACGGGCATGCGGAGTACATCGTCAAATCACGGTACAACCTCCTCGCCAGCGAGTACGTACCGTCGTACTCGCCGACCGAATCCGGCTTCGCGGACGGGATACGACACGTCGAGCCCGGCAGCGAACCCGACATCGCCGCGCTCACCGCGGAGATGGAGCACGTGCCGATCGGCCAAGAGCGCATCCGCTCGGAGACGCAGTACGTCTTCGGTGCGCTCTACGACCGCGGCGAGCCGGTGACCACGTTTCAGCACAGACAGATTCGCGGCAACTCCTACGCCAGCGGCGGCGGCGTCTATCGGGAGTCGATGTACGATCCCGAACTCGAGTCGGTCGGGAGTCGGCTATTGGATCACCTCGAGTGGCACGGCCTCGCGTGCGCGGAGTACGCGAAAGACAGCGAGACGGGCGAGTACAAACTGCTCGAGATCAACCCCCGAATGTGGCAGTCGCTCCCGTGTGCCGTCCGCGCCGGCGCGGACTTTCCGTACGATTACTGGTGTCTCGCCACGGGTCGACCGGAGTCGATCGATCCCCGCTACGACGTCGGCGTCAAGAGCCACTTCCTGTATGGAGAACTGAACCACCTCCTCAGCGTGCTTCGCGACGAATCGAGCATGGCGGCCCGACCGGAGTTTACGACGCGGACGTGGGAGATACTCAAATCGTTCTGCCTCGCGCCCCACTTCGACGAGTTCAGACTCGACGATCCGGTTCCGTTCGCTTGCGGGCTCTGTCACCTCCTCAGAACCAGACTGCGGTAG
- the glmS gene encoding glutamine--fructose-6-phosphate transaminase (isomerizing): MCGIIGYTPAQTDPDILDVLLDGLSGLEYRGYDSAGVAIADSSVSVYKRNGELSELEAAVPDGSVDGRAGIGHTRWSTHGPPTDENAHPHTDCDGSVAVVHNGIIENYRDLRAELEAAGHEFDSETDTEVVPHLIEMSLEQGAGIETAFRRAVDRLEGSFAVAAVCSGTEGVLAARHRSPLVLGIGDDGYHLASDVPAFLEHTDRVVYLRDGQFATIRPSGVEITDESGALVDMPVQTVEWDPEEAGKSGYDHYMRKEINEQPRAIRNCLRERIDEIDRSVSIDEIDDLSPPARVQLVACGTSYHASLYAARLFRDRGITASAFHASEYDADAIPIGDDTLVIAVTQSGETADTLGALRDANRWGAETLAVTNVVGSSASREADHAMYIRAGPEISVAATKTFASQQAALAMLSSALTGECSRGFVEALRALPDQIQSILDRSRAKAIARDYVESDAYFFIGRGYGAPVALEGALKMKEITYKHAEGFPAGELKHGPLALVSERTPVFAIISGSSKREKMIGNVKEAESRNAPVVAVTDSADAVEHHVDDRLRIPETRPQLLPILANVQLQLLSYWVANRLGRSIDKPRNLAKSVTVE; encoded by the coding sequence ATGTGTGGAATCATCGGCTACACGCCCGCACAGACGGACCCCGACATCCTCGACGTGCTGCTGGACGGCCTCTCGGGGCTGGAGTACCGGGGGTACGACTCGGCGGGCGTCGCCATCGCCGATTCGTCGGTCTCCGTGTACAAGCGAAACGGCGAACTCTCGGAACTCGAGGCGGCGGTACCGGACGGGTCCGTCGACGGACGGGCCGGGATCGGCCACACCCGCTGGTCGACCCACGGGCCGCCGACCGACGAGAACGCACACCCCCACACTGACTGCGACGGCTCCGTCGCCGTCGTTCACAACGGGATCATCGAGAACTACCGCGACCTCCGCGCGGAACTCGAGGCCGCGGGCCACGAGTTCGACAGCGAGACCGACACCGAGGTCGTCCCGCACCTGATCGAGATGTCGCTCGAACAGGGGGCTGGCATCGAGACGGCGTTTCGGCGCGCGGTAGATCGGTTGGAGGGGAGTTTCGCCGTCGCGGCGGTCTGTTCCGGCACCGAGGGGGTCCTCGCCGCGCGCCACCGGTCGCCGCTCGTCCTCGGCATCGGCGACGACGGCTATCACCTCGCGAGCGACGTGCCGGCGTTTCTCGAGCACACGGATCGGGTCGTCTACCTGCGAGACGGACAGTTCGCGACGATTCGACCGTCGGGCGTCGAGATCACCGACGAGTCCGGGGCGCTCGTGGACATGCCGGTACAGACCGTCGAGTGGGACCCAGAGGAGGCCGGAAAGAGCGGCTACGACCACTACATGCGAAAGGAGATCAACGAACAACCGCGGGCGATTCGCAACTGTCTCCGCGAGCGCATCGACGAGATCGACCGCTCCGTGTCGATCGACGAAATCGACGACCTCAGTCCGCCGGCGCGGGTCCAACTCGTCGCCTGCGGAACGTCGTACCACGCGTCGCTCTACGCCGCGCGGCTCTTTCGCGACCGCGGCATCACGGCGTCGGCCTTCCACGCGAGCGAGTACGACGCCGATGCGATTCCCATCGGCGACGACACGCTGGTGATCGCGGTCACCCAGAGCGGCGAGACCGCCGACACGCTCGGGGCGCTCCGGGACGCGAACCGCTGGGGTGCCGAGACGCTTGCAGTGACCAACGTCGTCGGGAGTTCGGCGTCGCGCGAGGCCGACCACGCGATGTACATCCGAGCCGGCCCGGAGATCAGCGTCGCCGCGACGAAGACGTTCGCCTCCCAGCAGGCCGCGCTGGCGATGCTCTCGAGCGCGCTCACCGGCGAGTGTTCCCGCGGGTTCGTCGAGGCGCTTCGGGCGTTGCCGGACCAGATACAGTCGATCTTGGACCGGTCGCGCGCGAAGGCGATCGCCCGCGACTACGTGGAGTCGGACGCGTACTTCTTCATCGGCCGGGGTTACGGCGCACCGGTGGCCCTCGAGGGCGCGCTGAAGATGAAGGAGATCACGTACAAACACGCCGAGGGGTTCCCCGCCGGCGAGTTGAAACACGGGCCGCTGGCGCTGGTGTCCGAGCGGACGCCGGTCTTCGCGATCATCAGCGGCTCGTCGAAACGGGAGAAAATGATCGGGAACGTCAAGGAGGCCGAATCCCGCAACGCGCCGGTGGTCGCGGTGACGGATTCGGCGGACGCGGTCGAACACCACGTCGACGACCGCTTGCGTATCCCCGAGACCCGACCGCA
- a CDS encoding GNAT family N-acetyltransferase, which translates to MTDTEDRQRDSASTDTGGIASGSTIEDRLSEFDPRELARSLGARANGDRERSEGGGDRNDSPLSAVCYRSISGANENQWNNAVSQSDRGTLFHRYEWLRAIEDGFDSDPCHIVVEKRGNPVGLMPNFVTDLSLPDAVVDALPVTPPVRQLVSADPGFGGPVVTSSEGDTVDLLFDALETVAGPRILSHRVRAYDPEYVRYGRYLEARGYRSTLDSCLLVLDLGDGWEAIRENMDKERRRDLRKAHEQDYRVEIDPLGDDLETTYRWYAKNVDRVNGTAHPREFLEAIADRLEERVRVFRAVVDGDDVGRYVYLLDEEGGTLHHWLSAIPDTENYQYHPSELMHERAIKWGIERGDDRYSFGRTGSHFDNSVFTFKRKYGGDAIPLVEMETGYSRLGWSLYRLGRSLYLERTQ; encoded by the coding sequence ATGACCGATACCGAGGACCGACAGCGCGACTCGGCGAGTACCGATACCGGTGGTATCGCGAGCGGATCGACGATCGAGGATCGACTCTCGGAGTTCGATCCGCGGGAACTCGCCCGCTCGCTCGGCGCACGGGCGAACGGGGACCGCGAGCGATCGGAGGGCGGTGGCGACCGGAACGACTCACCGCTCTCGGCGGTGTGCTACCGGTCCATCAGCGGCGCCAACGAGAACCAGTGGAACAACGCCGTCTCCCAGTCCGACCGCGGAACGCTGTTTCACCGGTACGAGTGGCTCCGCGCGATCGAGGATGGGTTCGACTCTGACCCGTGTCACATCGTCGTCGAGAAACGCGGGAACCCAGTCGGACTCATGCCGAACTTCGTCACCGACCTCTCGCTGCCCGATGCCGTCGTCGACGCGCTCCCGGTGACCCCGCCCGTTCGGCAACTCGTCTCCGCCGATCCGGGATTCGGCGGGCCGGTCGTCACCTCGAGCGAGGGCGATACCGTCGACCTCCTGTTCGACGCCCTCGAGACGGTGGCCGGACCGCGGATCCTCTCCCATCGCGTTCGCGCGTACGACCCGGAGTACGTCCGGTACGGTCGCTACCTCGAGGCGCGGGGCTATCGCTCGACGCTCGACTCCTGTCTCTTGGTTCTCGACCTCGGCGACGGGTGGGAGGCCATCCGCGAGAACATGGACAAGGAGCGCCGACGGGACCTCCGGAAGGCCCACGAGCAGGACTACCGCGTGGAGATCGACCCGCTCGGGGACGACCTCGAGACCACGTATCGGTGGTACGCGAAGAACGTCGATCGCGTCAACGGCACCGCCCATCCCCGGGAGTTCTTGGAAGCGATCGCGGACCGGCTCGAGGAGCGGGTCCGCGTGTTCCGGGCCGTCGTCGACGGGGACGACGTCGGCCGATACGTCTACCTCCTCGACGAGGAAGGCGGGACGCTCCACCACTGGCTGTCGGCGATTCCGGACACGGAGAACTACCAATACCATCCGTCCGAACTCATGCACGAACGAGCGATCAAGTGGGGGATCGAGCGGGGGGACGACCGGTACAGTTTCGGACGGACCGGCTCGCACTTCGATAACTCGGTGTTCACGTTCAAACGGAAGTACGGCGGCGACGCGATCCCCCTGGTCGAGATGGAGACGGGGTACTCCCGACTCGGCTGGTCGCTCTACCGGTTGGGCCGCTCGCTGTACCTCGAGCGGACCCAGTGA
- a CDS encoding heparin lyase I family protein: MRTRRSYLKGAGALLAGVGVAVGAARFTPTDGRTDQGNATDDDAIEPPEQPADDAAVIDIDYDQHDRPGDVYRIWTGKEGESYSFVDDRVYNGDSAMRCRIGNGENNGSNATYWLPVNGYGQPSEVYQRAVISLGDDWEMEGKDVCRFWCTGLNDEAGPAGSGGNGPPTGDDGWSNLVTVTTRGPDGNGTDEYNLAAYTYHMDQSYSAGELEVIAAPIPSGEWFELETHVRMNSIVDGEAVPNGEVRYWLNGELVYERTDFRWTTTDAQAVEHAGPIVRYGGSENAPTDLRLYYDEHRLVLGDAPPIPSYDEQDGFVSPTVRDEYEGRITFVSRDERTTYTIRCDGEIVHSEWSNIDGQRATYNDTVSITDDGETVVEATIVPSSTDGYFYNGEIVSISADPDPAELWVDGDQVDIDDYAGE; the protein is encoded by the coding sequence ATGCGAACTCGACGGTCGTATCTAAAGGGCGCGGGAGCGCTGCTGGCGGGCGTGGGGGTGGCGGTCGGTGCCGCGAGGTTCACGCCGACGGACGGCCGGACGGATCAGGGCAACGCGACCGACGACGACGCCATCGAACCGCCCGAACAGCCGGCTGACGACGCGGCGGTGATCGACATCGATTACGACCAACACGATCGGCCGGGGGATGTCTACCGCATCTGGACGGGCAAGGAGGGAGAGAGCTACTCGTTCGTCGATGATCGAGTGTACAACGGCGACAGCGCCATGCGCTGCCGGATCGGGAACGGCGAGAACAACGGCAGCAACGCGACGTACTGGTTGCCCGTCAACGGCTACGGCCAACCCAGCGAGGTCTACCAGCGAGCGGTAATCTCGCTGGGCGACGACTGGGAAATGGAGGGCAAGGACGTCTGCCGGTTCTGGTGTACCGGGCTAAACGACGAGGCCGGTCCGGCCGGTTCCGGCGGCAACGGACCGCCCACCGGCGACGACGGCTGGTCGAACCTCGTGACCGTCACCACTCGCGGACCGGACGGGAACGGGACCGACGAGTACAATCTGGCCGCCTACACGTACCACATGGACCAATCGTACTCGGCCGGCGAACTCGAGGTCATCGCGGCACCGATCCCGAGCGGCGAGTGGTTCGAACTCGAGACCCACGTACGGATGAACTCGATCGTCGACGGGGAGGCGGTGCCCAACGGCGAGGTTCGGTACTGGCTGAACGGAGAACTGGTGTACGAACGGACGGACTTTCGGTGGACGACGACCGACGCGCAGGCCGTCGAACACGCCGGTCCGATCGTCCGGTACGGCGGCAGCGAGAACGCGCCGACGGATCTCCGGCTGTACTACGACGAGCATCGGCTCGTCCTCGGCGACGCCCCGCCCATCCCGTCCTACGACGAGCAAGACGGGTTCGTGAGCCCGACGGTCAGAGACGAGTACGAGGGACGGATCACGTTCGTGAGCCGGGACGAGCGGACGACGTACACGATCCGCTGTGACGGCGAGATCGTCCACTCGGAGTGGAGCAACATCGACGGCCAGCGGGCGACGTACAACGACACCGTCTCGATTACCGACGACGGGGAGACGGTCGTCGAAGCGACGATCGTGCCCTCGAGTACGGACGGCTACTTCTATAACGGCGAAATCGTCTCGATTTCGGCGGACCCCGACCCCGCCGAGCTGTGGGTCGACGGAGACCAAGTCGATATCGACGACTACGCCGGCGAGTGA
- a CDS encoding DUF1616 domain-containing protein: MADVRSPTRSRLRTIRALPADLAAAVAVTLLANAAVFAPVVRETPLRVPVGVAFVLFVPGYVFIAALFPERGPGRTEGDLEDPDPEREPSTADRGSRADGDRLDPRVWNAPWPARIDGIERVAYAVGTSLVIAPLVAVSLELTPWGIRPAPFVVALSAVTAVTTVVATVRRLAVPEPDRFRVPYRAWLARGRAAIRGPDSHADVALNGLLIAAVLLAAGSVGYAATELPQDDDYSAIYLLSEDEFEADSYPTDLEPGDSAALTVGIENREGQSVNYTVIAAEQEIASDETDTMIADQRELDRRDVRVDAGETAEIDYDLEPTMTGEDVRVVWLLYPGDPPDEPSVSNADGHVHLALSDGSDAGNATESVAG; the protein is encoded by the coding sequence ATGGCCGATGTTCGTTCACCGACGCGCTCGCGGCTTCGAACGATCCGCGCACTGCCGGCGGACCTCGCCGCCGCCGTCGCGGTGACGCTACTCGCAAACGCCGCCGTGTTCGCGCCGGTCGTTCGAGAGACCCCGCTGCGGGTCCCGGTGGGGGTCGCCTTCGTGCTCTTCGTGCCGGGATACGTTTTCATTGCCGCCCTCTTTCCCGAACGAGGCCCGGGACGGACGGAGGGGGACCTCGAGGACCCCGACCCCGAGCGCGAACCGTCGACCGCGGACCGCGGAAGCCGAGCCGACGGTGACCGACTCGATCCGCGAGTGTGGAACGCCCCGTGGCCCGCACGGATCGACGGCATTGAGCGCGTTGCCTACGCGGTCGGAACGAGCCTCGTGATCGCCCCGCTCGTCGCCGTCTCGCTCGAGCTAACGCCGTGGGGGATTCGACCGGCCCCGTTCGTCGTCGCGCTCAGCGCCGTCACCGCGGTCACGACGGTCGTCGCCACCGTCCGCCGGCTGGCCGTCCCGGAACCGGACCGTTTTCGAGTCCCCTACCGGGCGTGGCTGGCGAGGGGACGGGCCGCGATACGCGGTCCCGACAGCCACGCGGACGTGGCGCTGAACGGACTGTTGATCGCGGCAGTGTTACTCGCGGCCGGCAGCGTCGGCTACGCCGCCACGGAGCTTCCCCAAGACGACGACTATTCGGCGATTTATCTCCTCTCGGAGGACGAATTCGAGGCCGATAGCTATCCGACTGACCTCGAACCGGGCGACAGCGCCGCGCTCACCGTCGGCATCGAGAACCGCGAGGGCCAGTCCGTGAACTACACCGTGATCGCCGCGGAACAGGAGATTGCGTCGGACGAAACGGACACGATGATCGCGGATCAACGAGAACTCGACCGGCGCGACGTACGCGTCGATGCCGGTGAAACCGCCGAGATCGACTACGACCTCGAGCCGACGATGACGGGCGAGGACGTTCGGGTCGTCTGGCTGCTCTATCCGGGCGATCCCCCGGACGAGCCGTCCGTTTCGAACGCGGACGGACACGTCCATCTCGCGCTGTCCGACGGGTCGGACGCGGGCAACGCCACGGAATCCGTTGCCGGATAA
- a CDS encoding sugar phosphate nucleotidyltransferase, whose amino-acid sequence MLDYTAIVLAAGEGTRLRPLTRNRPKPMLPAATKPILEHVFDQLVDAGIDEIVVVVGYRCDRVQSYFGPTYRNVPLTYVTQENQLGTGHALLAAESAVDGPCLVINGDQIVDSRIIRETIAGHESDSAATLGLLQRSSVESYGGVTLEDGHVTNIVENPHDDRDYYLNAGVYVAEPAVFDAVRAVEPTAGEHHLVDGLSALVDSGEIVGGVVSEGIWADATYPWDLLDVSFELFDAGIVDGDRPLDDHRGVSVHASAMIREPVVIDRDCVIGPGAVVGPYVCLGENATVGSNAVVEESVIDADTRLGANATAVECITGIGVTIGAGSTVSGGPGDVRVRDRIFEDESLGALLADRARDGGGVTYVPGSIVGPDVDVHPGTTVRGTIPEGTEVRS is encoded by the coding sequence ATGCTCGATTATACTGCTATCGTCCTCGCGGCCGGGGAGGGAACCCGGCTGCGCCCGCTGACACGGAACCGGCCGAAACCGATGCTTCCCGCCGCCACGAAGCCGATCCTCGAGCACGTCTTCGATCAGCTCGTCGATGCCGGCATCGACGAAATCGTCGTCGTCGTCGGCTACCGGTGCGACCGCGTCCAGTCGTATTTCGGGCCGACGTACCGGAACGTTCCGCTCACGTACGTCACGCAGGAGAACCAACTCGGAACCGGCCACGCCCTACTCGCGGCCGAATCCGCCGTCGACGGGCCCTGCCTCGTGATCAACGGCGATCAGATCGTCGATAGCCGCATTATCCGGGAGACGATCGCGGGCCACGAGTCCGATTCGGCCGCGACGCTCGGGCTGTTACAGCGCTCGTCCGTCGAATCCTACGGCGGCGTCACCCTCGAGGACGGGCACGTGACGAACATCGTCGAAAACCCGCACGACGACCGAGACTACTACCTCAACGCCGGTGTCTACGTCGCCGAGCCGGCGGTGTTCGATGCCGTTCGAGCAGTGGAACCGACTGCCGGCGAGCACCACCTGGTGGACGGACTATCGGCACTCGTCGATTCCGGCGAAATCGTCGGCGGGGTGGTCTCCGAGGGGATCTGGGCCGACGCGACCTATCCGTGGGACCTGCTCGACGTCTCGTTCGAACTCTTCGATGCGGGAATCGTCGACGGGGACCGACCGCTGGACGATCACCGCGGCGTGAGCGTGCACGCGTCGGCGATGATTCGAGAACCCGTCGTCATCGACCGCGACTGCGTCATCGGACCGGGTGCCGTCGTCGGCCCCTACGTCTGTCTCGGCGAGAACGCGACCGTCGGCTCGAACGCGGTCGTCGAAGAGAGCGTCATCGACGCCGACACGCGCCTCGGAGCCAACGCGACGGCGGTCGAGTGTATCACCGGCATCGGCGTGACGATCGGCGCTGGATCGACAGTCTCCGGGGGCCCCGGCGACGTCCGCGTCAGGGACCGGATCTTCGAGGACGAGTCCCTCGGCGCGCTCTTAGCCGATCGGGCCCGCGACGGCGGCGGCGTCACGTACGTTCCCGGATCGATCGTCGGCCCCGACGTGGACGTCCACCCGGGGACGACCGTCCGCGGAACGATCCCCGAGGGAACGGAGGTGCGGTCCTGA